The Gammaproteobacteria bacterium genome segment TTCGTGCAGGTTGACGAGCTGGCTCATCAGCGCGACCCGCCGCTGCCACAGGGCCTCGGCCTGTCCGGATTCGTGCCCGGCATTGACGTAGTTGAGCTGGACATCCACCAGCGTGAGATCGCGCTGCAGGGCTTCCACGCGAGCTTCGCGGCGGGAATCCCAGACCACCACACGCGGGCGTGCGGCGGCGAGTTCGCGTTCCAGCGCGCCCGATTCACCGATCAGGCGCGCCAACTCGGACGGTGGCGGCGATTCGATGATCTCGCCCGGCGGAATCGCGGGCCACCACCAGGCCACCGCCACCAGCAGCGACGCGGCCATCGCGAATCCGGCAGCGAAGCGGTGCCGGCGCTGCCGCGCCTGGCGGTCCATCCGCGCCTGCATCGCCGCCCAGCCCGCGGACGGCGGCGGTGGTTCCGGCAGGGCGCGCAGACGCTCGCCCAAAGCTGATGGGGTTTGTGTTGGGTTCATATCGCCAGTGTCTTGGGCGTACATGGGCTCACCTCCTGCTGCTGCGCCGGCGCCCCCTCCGTCACCAGCAACGTGCGCAACTTCCGATGGGCGCGGGCCAGTTGAGACTTCGAAAAACTCACGGACTTGCCCGCCATGCCTGCAATTTCCTGATGTGTATAGCCTTCCACGTGATACAGCCACAGCACCGCACGCGGCACCTCCGGCAACAGACCCAGGGCCCGTTCGAGGTCGACGGTCGAGCTGTCGTGCCAGACCAGTGCCGCCGGCGGCGCCTCCTCCGGCGCGAACAGCTCCAGCGTCAGCCGCCCGCGTCGCAGGTGCATCAAGGCCTCGGTCGCGGCGATACGCCGCAACCAGGCACCGAACGGTGCGTCCCCGCGGTACTGCCCCAGACACTTGAAGGCGCGCAGGAAGGTGTCCTGCATCAGGTCCTGCGCGGTGTCCGGGCAGCCGACCATGCGCCGCACCAGCGCGTAGACCGGGCGTTCGAATGCGCGGTAGATCAGCTCCTGCGCATCGCGCGCGCCGGTGCGCGCTCGTGCCAGCGTTTCGGCGGACAGCGCTGCGTCGAAAGTGGCTCGCATCTCTGTTGGTGTTGATGCGCCGCGCGCGGCAAGGGTCGCAGTCATGCCGGGCCGACTTCGGGCGACAGGCCGTTTTCGGCGAGAAATGCGCGGACGCGGTCAGCCGTTTGTTGTGGCCGTTCGAGCATGAAACAGTGCCCGCCGGACACCTGTTGCGCCTGTACCCGGGGATTGGCGCGTTGCAATCCGGCCACGCTGGCCGGCATGAACGGATAGCTGCGATCGCCGCTGATGACCAGCACCGGCACGGTGATCGTGTGCATGCGACGGCGCGGCAGTATCGGGCTTTCGTAGATCGAAGCCTCCATTTCGCGTGGGCAACTCAGTTCCAGGCCGGCATCCGTGGGCCTGAGTGCCTCGTCGGCAAAGGCCGCCAGCGCGGCCTCGTCCCAGCCCGCGTAGACACCGCGCCCACGCAGATGCCGCAGCACCGAGTCGCGGTCCGGCCAGACGTGGCGGCGGCGGCGCGTGCCCTTGGCGAGCGGGTGCAGCCCGAGACGCGCGGCGGCCCAGGATGCCAGCCAGGTTCGCAAGGGCATCAGGATCGGGTCCAACAGCACCAACGCCGAGAAACGCTGCGGTTGCAGGGCCGCCATGCACAGGCTCAGCGCCGCGCCATAGCTGTGCCCGACCCCGATCACCGCGCCGGCATTGCCACGCAGCGCTTCGAGGTTGTCCAACAGGCGAGCCGTCAGGAGCGCCGCACCACCGAAGCCGGGCACCGGATCGGACTCGCCGTGGCCTTCCAGATCCTGCGTGATCAGGCCGTAGCCTTCGCTCAATGGCGCCAGGAACGGCCAATAGACGCCACCGCTGAGTCCGTTGCCGTGAACGAAGTGCAAGCTCGGTTCGCCTGCACGATGGCGGCCTCGCATGAGCGCACCACGACGGTCGGCGGATGGCGATCGAGACTGCCATTGCGGCAAATCGCGGTAGGCCGGCGCGCGCACGTCGGCGGAGCGGGCGGTGTCGGCTTGCGTCGTCATTCGAGGCTGTAGTCCCAGACCACGATCACCACGGGCCTCAGCGCGATGTTTTCACGAACGCAGGGCCGCATCGTGCTCGGATGCGCCAGCATCAGGCCGGGTGCCTCATGCGGCGCCTGCACGGTCAGCCCACCGATCCGTTCATGCTGCAGATACAGGCCGCTGCCGGCCAGCAAAATCACCGCCGAAGCGCCGGAACCATTGACGGCGCGCGCCGGCAGCGCGCGTCCGCGTGGCACCACAATGGCCGAAGCAGCCTGCAGGTTCAGACGTTCGCTATTGAGCATGGACATCACCAGCTTGTGCGCACGGGCGGTCACCAGGTTCGCGGCCGGCGAGGTCCATTGATCCACGTCGTGCAGCTTGAAGGCACCGCCGGCAATCGGCTCGGTACGCTCACGATTCAGCGCCTGCGTCTCGATTTCGGCGCGCAGTTCTTCGATGTAGATCGCGGTATCCGAGAACCGGATCGCACCCATGGTGGGCTGCTGGTGAAACAGCTCGATGGCGGCGTCCTCCGGCCACAGCGGCAGCGAGGATGCCGTGGGGGCGCCCCCGGTCTCGTCCCGGTCGGGCGGTCTTGGCATATCAATATGACGAATGTTTCCGAGCGCGGAATCTAGCATGCGGGCTCCTTATACTTCGTTCCCGTTGTTCGATTGGAGTGCGTCATGACTGCCCCCCGCGAGATTTCCCGCGACGTTCCGGTTCAAGATCAGATGTCGGCCGATGCGCCGCTGAAGCTGATCGAATGGGCACTGGCGCAGAATGCACCGGCGATCGCGACCACCAGCTTCAGCCCCTATGCCTCGGTGCTGCTGCATATGGTGACCCGCGTGTCGCCCGAGCTGCCGATCGTGTGGATGGACAGCGGCTATGCGACCCCGGCCACCTACCGCTATATCGACGAGGTGGTGCGGCGCCTCAAGCTCAATCTCAAGGTCTACCATCCGCGCCGCTCACGCGCCCACCGCGAAGCCGTGGACGGGCCGTTGCCGGAGTTCGACGACCCTCGCCACGAGGCCTTCACCCGCGAAGTCAAGATCGAACCGTTCGAGCGCGCGCTGGCCGAATTGAAACCCAACTACTGGATCACCGGCCTGCGCTCCGAGGAAACCGAGGAACGCGCCAAGATGGAGGCCGTGAGCACCAACGCCGACGGCATCGTCAAGGTCGCTCCGCTGCTGGGCTGGACCAGCCGGGACCTGTTCCAGTACATCAAGAAGTTCGGCCTGCCGAACAACTTCGATTACTACGATCCGACCAAGGGCGAGGAAGATCGCGAATGCGGACTGCATCTGGCGCATTGAATCGCATCAATTACCATAAGAGTTTGTCTGCGAAAAAGCATAACGGCTAGCCGTCATTGCCCCCTAAATGCGCAGCTCTGCTCGTCAGGACGCGGCGGATGCTGCGATTGAGCCCGAGGAGCGAGAGGTGAGCTTGTCTGCAACTCTCAGATAAACCGTTCCGCTTTGTTGAACAGAACTCGGCGACCGTGGCCGACAATGGACGGACGTTGCAAATTTATCCTCAGCTTGGTGCCCGTGGGTCTGCGAGCGACCTAACCGCGCGCACGATTG includes the following:
- a CDS encoding sigma-70 family RNA polymerase sigma factor, whose translation is MTATLAARGASTPTEMRATFDAALSAETLARARTGARDAQELIYRAFERPVYALVRRMVGCPDTAQDLMQDTFLRAFKCLGQYRGDAPFGAWLRRIAATEALMHLRRGRLTLELFAPEEAPPAALVWHDSSTVDLERALGLLPEVPRAVLWLYHVEGYTHQEIAGMAGKSVSFSKSQLARAHRKLRTLLVTEGAPAQQQEVSPCTPKTLAI
- a CDS encoding alpha/beta hydrolase codes for the protein MTTQADTARSADVRAPAYRDLPQWQSRSPSADRRGALMRGRHRAGEPSLHFVHGNGLSGGVYWPFLAPLSEGYGLITQDLEGHGESDPVPGFGGAALLTARLLDNLEALRGNAGAVIGVGHSYGAALSLCMAALQPQRFSALVLLDPILMPLRTWLASWAAARLGLHPLAKGTRRRRHVWPDRDSVLRHLRGRGVYAGWDEAALAAFADEALRPTDAGLELSCPREMEASIYESPILPRRRMHTITVPVLVISGDRSYPFMPASVAGLQRANPRVQAQQVSGGHCFMLERPQQTADRVRAFLAENGLSPEVGPA
- a CDS encoding phosphoadenosine phosphosulfate reductase family protein translates to MTAPREISRDVPVQDQMSADAPLKLIEWALAQNAPAIATTSFSPYASVLLHMVTRVSPELPIVWMDSGYATPATYRYIDEVVRRLKLNLKVYHPRRSRAHREAVDGPLPEFDDPRHEAFTREVKIEPFERALAELKPNYWITGLRSEETEERAKMEAVSTNADGIVKVAPLLGWTSRDLFQYIKKFGLPNNFDYYDPTKGEEDRECGLHLAH